Proteins from one Paraburkholderia sp. BL10I2N1 genomic window:
- a CDS encoding DUF3857 domain-containing protein translates to MQFVWMPEHAMRSFLPVCIMTLACCFSARVVASSQPAPPLEPYVNEGETQTFTVNDDGSFTKLDSMTLMVNNEAGVARVAQQYIWFDRNMANVEILEAYTTGADGARHDVRPDQIRDVQEARSFDAPMFQDIQEKVIVFPAVEPGTRVHLTYRKTQKVPIVPGHFSDFTPPDLAPTHNFKLIYNLPAGKPLYADARGFTTIAPVTEGGRTRYEFRYEKAHFSRLEYGSVAYVTYGDRLMVSTFPDYSSFAATYRASAVDPSAADPSVVRLARTLTANDATPQAKAKTLYDWVRKNVRYVAVNVGRGAVVPHRASDVLAYRYGDCKDHVSLYGALLDAVGIPNEPALISSGTIYSLPSVPGYGVINHVINWLPDQQLYADSTAPNVEFGFLPSTDMNRPALLVNEGVLARTPPTAPMTRSTDLAITVQPDGSATFVYTLETAGWAAEQGRTMLRLQTPAQREESLQAELRNANLRGAATLSTSNLAATDGPLSITMRGTLESLVVPGAAASIPALTSFAGGFESDTRYWLGERQRTQPFVCRNIELHERAQITLPPNFRVLDVPEPAQTQDRFLDFRSQYTFDAQTNIIKVSRDGSTHFDSDVCSPEEFAQMRPAMEAVGRDVRAEVIVRSSLDGASVASRLP, encoded by the coding sequence ATGCAGTTCGTCTGGATGCCAGAACACGCCATGCGCTCCTTCCTGCCCGTCTGCATCATGACACTCGCTTGTTGTTTCAGCGCCCGCGTCGTGGCCTCCAGCCAGCCGGCCCCACCGCTCGAGCCGTACGTCAACGAAGGCGAAACGCAGACTTTCACTGTCAACGACGACGGCTCTTTCACCAAACTCGATTCGATGACGCTTATGGTGAACAACGAGGCGGGTGTGGCACGGGTCGCGCAGCAGTACATCTGGTTTGACCGCAACATGGCCAACGTCGAGATCCTCGAGGCGTACACGACTGGCGCGGATGGCGCGCGCCACGACGTGCGCCCGGACCAGATCCGTGACGTGCAGGAAGCCCGGTCATTCGATGCACCAATGTTTCAGGACATCCAGGAAAAGGTGATCGTATTCCCGGCTGTCGAACCCGGCACCCGTGTTCATCTGACGTACAGGAAGACGCAGAAGGTACCGATCGTACCGGGCCATTTCAGCGACTTCACGCCGCCCGATCTCGCGCCGACGCACAACTTCAAACTGATCTACAACCTGCCCGCCGGCAAACCGCTTTACGCCGACGCGCGCGGCTTCACAACGATTGCGCCGGTGACGGAAGGTGGCCGCACGCGCTACGAATTCCGTTATGAAAAGGCCCATTTCAGCCGGCTCGAATACGGCTCGGTTGCGTACGTGACGTACGGCGACCGGCTGATGGTGTCGACGTTTCCCGACTATTCGTCCTTCGCTGCGACCTACCGCGCGTCGGCAGTCGACCCGAGCGCAGCCGACCCATCCGTCGTCCGGCTCGCCCGCACGCTCACCGCGAACGACGCCACGCCGCAAGCCAAAGCGAAGACGCTCTACGACTGGGTGCGCAAGAACGTGCGCTATGTGGCAGTGAACGTCGGTCGCGGCGCAGTCGTGCCGCATCGGGCGAGCGACGTCCTGGCGTATCGCTATGGCGACTGCAAGGATCACGTCTCACTGTATGGCGCGCTACTGGATGCGGTCGGCATCCCCAACGAACCGGCGCTGATCAGCAGCGGCACGATCTATTCGCTGCCGTCCGTGCCCGGCTACGGCGTCATCAATCACGTCATTAACTGGTTGCCCGACCAGCAGTTGTACGCCGACTCGACAGCGCCGAATGTCGAATTCGGCTTCCTGCCGTCGACCGACATGAACCGGCCCGCGTTGCTCGTCAACGAAGGCGTGCTCGCGCGCACGCCGCCGACGGCGCCCATGACGCGCAGCACGGATCTCGCGATCACCGTGCAGCCGGACGGCTCCGCGACCTTCGTCTACACACTGGAAACCGCCGGCTGGGCCGCCGAGCAGGGCCGCACGATGCTGCGCCTGCAGACGCCCGCGCAGCGTGAGGAATCGCTGCAGGCGGAATTACGCAACGCCAACTTGCGCGGCGCGGCGACACTCTCCACCAGCAACCTCGCAGCAACCGACGGCCCGCTGTCGATCACGATGCGCGGCACGCTGGAGAGTCTTGTCGTTCCGGGCGCGGCGGCGTCGATTCCTGCATTGACGAGCTTTGCCGGCGGCTTCGAATCCGATACGCGCTACTGGCTCGGCGAGCGGCAGCGGACACAGCCGTTCGTCTGCCGCAACATCGAACTGCACGAACGCGCGCAGATCACCTTGCCGCCGAATTTCCGCGTGCTCGACGTGCCTGAACCCGCACAGACGCAGGACCGCTTCCTCGACTTCCGCTCCCAGTACACGTTCGATGCGCAGACCAACATCATCAAGGTGTCGCGCGACGGCAGCACGCATTTCGACAGCGACGTCTGTTCGCCCGAAGAATTTGCGCAGATGCGTCCTGCAATGGAAGCGGTTGGACGCGACGTGCGGGCGGAGGTGATCGTGCGGTCCAGTCTCGATGGGGCGAGCGTCGCATCCCGCTTGCCGTAA
- a CDS encoding PepSY-associated TM helix domain-containing protein translates to MNAPETFDRQSAADARATGYSGSAAEPPHPLMDDAQQASRKQRSRRSTFIKWLRKVHGWVGLWGAVLGLMFGSTGFLLNHRAGPLKVSTGEPQVEQLQIALPARGSFKSPMDLAHWLKGELKIDGKPGRPRREPSHPVAWGDHSVVQPEFWQVGILGPKQSVQAEYWVGNGYVAVKRSENSFLGVLTNLHRGVGLSIGWVLLVDTIAGSLVLLSLTGVLLWTELNRRRTVGVVLVLGSVAAAVMAGLM, encoded by the coding sequence GTGAACGCGCCTGAAACTTTCGACCGACAATCAGCCGCGGATGCGCGCGCGACGGGCTACAGCGGATCTGCCGCAGAGCCACCTCACCCACTGATGGACGATGCACAACAGGCGAGCCGCAAGCAGCGGTCGCGGCGCTCGACGTTCATCAAATGGCTGCGCAAGGTGCACGGCTGGGTCGGGCTGTGGGGCGCGGTGCTCGGACTGATGTTCGGGTCCACCGGCTTTTTGCTGAACCATCGTGCGGGGCCGCTGAAAGTGTCGACGGGTGAGCCGCAGGTCGAGCAGCTGCAGATCGCGCTGCCGGCGCGCGGCAGCTTCAAGTCGCCAATGGACCTGGCCCACTGGCTCAAAGGTGAGCTGAAGATCGATGGCAAACCGGGCAGGCCGCGCCGCGAACCATCGCATCCGGTCGCGTGGGGCGACCACAGCGTCGTGCAACCTGAATTCTGGCAAGTGGGTATCCTGGGCCCGAAACAGAGTGTGCAGGCCGAATACTGGGTCGGCAACGGCTACGTGGCGGTCAAGCGTTCGGAAAACTCGTTTCTCGGCGTGTTGACCAACCTCCACCGTGGGGTTGGGCTGAGTATCGGTTGGGTGCTGCTCGTCGATACGATCGCGGGCAGCCTGGTCCTGCTGTCGCTGACGGGTGTGCTGCTGTGGACCGAACTGAACAGGCGACGCACTGTTGGCGTTGTACTGGTACTCGGGTCGGTCGCTGCGGCGGTAATGGCCGGGCTGATGTAG
- a CDS encoding IS4 family transposase encodes MPSIDDNADWADTEFGAANLGDARLTSRLVALARRLASSPDCPFPRSLNAAELKAAYRFFDNEQVDTDGVLAPHIEQTLRRMTRIPVVLAVQDTTEFNLSHLKATEGLGYGTGNASRGFMLHSLLAVTPEGLPLGVLGMKTWVRPDAQLGKKQERKHLPVADKESVKWLEGIAHLGALKARCPETLVIGIGDRESDLYEVFTAERPRGVEWLIRAKSDRKTVNPEHSLWEAVAATAPLGETELQVPPVGNQPRRVARLTLRCTPVRLRPPQRPSSRLAEVTVYAIHALETTPPADIEPLEWMLLSSVPTITFEDTLERLGWYARRWTIESWHRVLKSGCSIEKRQFGNLERFVRSTALFAVISWRIMYATLLGRADPDLSCEVLLQPDEWRALHSRTHRTSKPPTAIPSLGEVVLWIAKLGGYLNRKHDHPPGPTVMWRGFLVLHEITEMYRIFRQDE; translated from the coding sequence TTGCCTTCCATAGACGATAACGCTGACTGGGCCGATACCGAATTCGGTGCGGCCAATCTGGGCGATGCCCGTTTGACGAGCCGACTGGTCGCGCTGGCGCGACGGTTGGCAAGTAGTCCTGATTGCCCATTCCCGCGCTCGCTCAATGCCGCCGAGCTCAAGGCAGCCTATCGTTTTTTCGACAACGAACAGGTCGATACGGATGGCGTACTTGCTCCGCACATTGAACAGACCCTGCGGCGCATGACCCGCATACCGGTCGTGCTTGCGGTGCAGGACACGACCGAATTCAACCTGAGCCACCTCAAAGCGACCGAAGGACTGGGCTACGGCACGGGCAACGCTTCGCGCGGCTTCATGCTGCACAGCCTGCTGGCCGTCACGCCAGAAGGTTTGCCGCTGGGTGTGCTGGGTATGAAGACCTGGGTGCGACCCGACGCGCAATTAGGCAAGAAGCAGGAGAGAAAGCACCTTCCGGTTGCAGACAAGGAGAGCGTCAAGTGGCTCGAAGGCATCGCGCATCTGGGCGCCCTCAAGGCACGCTGTCCCGAGACCCTGGTGATTGGAATCGGTGACCGGGAAAGCGACCTCTACGAAGTGTTCACGGCCGAGCGTCCGCGAGGCGTTGAGTGGCTGATCCGAGCCAAGTCGGATCGCAAGACCGTCAACCCCGAGCACTCCCTCTGGGAGGCCGTTGCCGCGACCGCCCCGCTGGGCGAAACGGAGTTACAGGTCCCGCCAGTGGGTAATCAACCCAGGCGCGTCGCCCGTCTGACACTGCGGTGTACGCCAGTGCGACTGAGGCCTCCGCAACGGCCTTCATCCCGGCTCGCCGAGGTCACAGTCTATGCGATCCACGCCCTTGAAACCACGCCGCCGGCGGACATCGAGCCGCTCGAATGGATGCTGCTCAGTTCCGTGCCGACGATCACGTTTGAGGACACCCTTGAACGACTCGGCTGGTATGCCCGCCGATGGACGATTGAGTCGTGGCACCGCGTACTGAAGAGTGGCTGCAGCATTGAAAAGCGTCAGTTCGGCAACCTTGAGCGGTTCGTACGGTCGACCGCGCTATTTGCGGTGATCAGCTGGCGCATCATGTACGCGACGTTGCTGGGTCGTGCCGATCCGGACCTGTCGTGCGAAGTCCTTCTGCAACCAGACGAATGGCGCGCGCTTCATAGCCGCACCCATCGCACGTCAAAACCACCGACTGCAATACCTTCACTCGGTGAGGTCGTGCTGTGGATTGCAAAACTCGGTGGGTACCTGAACCGCAAGCATGACCACCCACCCGGTCCCACCGTCATGTGGCGTGGATTTCTCGTCCTGCACGAGATCACCGAGATGTATCGCATCTTCAGGCAAGACGAATAA
- a CDS encoding XdhC family protein has protein sequence MDSVDLEVLKSSARWLEQGHRALLVTVVKTWGSSPRPEGAMLAVRDDGLVVGSVSGGCIEDDLIDRVRQRGIEQTLPEAVKYGITAEEAHRFGLPCGGTIQLVLEPLSKDSGIAELCEAVENGQLVARTVDMTTGTARLGPALATDGVDFDEKRLLTIHGPRYRMLVIGAGQLSRYLCQIAVGLDYQVTVCDPREEYTDEWDIPGTKIVRTMPDDTVLDMKLDERCAVIALTHDPKLDDLALMEALKTPAFYVGALGSRRNNAARRERLKEFDLNDAELARLHGPVGIYIGSRTPPEIAVSILAEVTAAKNGVSLPTLLQVEGAKAAREVAASGGAACSV, from the coding sequence ATGGACAGCGTGGATCTCGAAGTCCTGAAATCCAGTGCACGCTGGCTCGAGCAGGGACATCGCGCACTGCTGGTGACGGTGGTGAAAACATGGGGCTCGTCGCCGCGTCCCGAGGGCGCGATGCTCGCCGTCCGCGACGACGGTCTCGTGGTCGGCTCGGTTTCGGGCGGTTGCATCGAAGACGACCTGATCGACCGCGTACGCCAGCGCGGCATCGAGCAGACCCTGCCCGAAGCGGTCAAATACGGCATCACGGCGGAAGAGGCGCATCGCTTCGGCCTGCCCTGCGGCGGCACGATCCAGCTCGTGCTCGAACCGCTCTCGAAGGACAGCGGCATCGCCGAACTGTGCGAGGCGGTGGAAAACGGGCAACTGGTTGCGCGCACCGTGGACATGACGACGGGTACTGCACGCCTCGGCCCGGCGCTCGCCACCGATGGCGTCGATTTCGACGAAAAGCGCCTCCTGACGATTCACGGTCCACGCTACCGGATGCTCGTGATCGGCGCAGGACAGTTGTCGCGCTATCTGTGCCAGATCGCGGTCGGGCTCGATTATCAGGTGACAGTCTGCGATCCGCGCGAGGAATACACCGACGAGTGGGATATCCCAGGTACGAAGATCGTCCGCACGATGCCCGACGACACCGTACTCGATATGAAGCTCGACGAGCGCTGCGCCGTGATTGCGCTGACGCACGATCCGAAGCTCGATGACCTCGCGCTGATGGAAGCTTTGAAAACACCGGCGTTCTACGTGGGCGCATTGGGCTCGCGGCGTAATAACGCGGCGCGGCGCGAGCGGCTCAAGGAGTTCGATCTGAACGACGCCGAACTGGCGCGGCTACACGGGCCGGTGGGCATCTACATCGGCAGCCGCACGCCGCCGGAAATCGCTGTGTCGATTCTCGCCGAGGTTACCGCGGCAAAGAACGGGGTCTCGCTACCGACGCTGTTGCAGGTAGAAGGTGCGAAGGCCGCACGGGAAGTCGCCGCAAGCGGCGGTGCCGCCTGCAGCGTCTGA
- a CDS encoding carbon monoxide dehydrogenase subunit G: protein MELTESYTLPVSQLRAWEALNDTAILRASIPGCDSIDPDGENRYEVVLSASVGPVKARFKGRMELKDIDAPHTYTIVFEGHGGVAGFGKGTTHVTLEPDGEDATKLSYTATAQVGGKLAQIGSRLVDGAARKLAGEFFKRFTAQVTGEGAADSTTADTPTAVAATAEPLESSVAPDTASGEDQTKRKKSWTAWISKS, encoded by the coding sequence ATGGAACTGACCGAAAGCTATACGCTGCCCGTTTCGCAATTGCGAGCGTGGGAGGCGCTGAACGACACGGCGATCCTGCGGGCGTCGATTCCGGGCTGCGACAGCATCGACCCCGATGGCGAAAACCGCTACGAAGTGGTCCTGAGCGCATCGGTCGGGCCGGTGAAGGCGCGCTTCAAGGGCCGCATGGAGCTGAAGGACATCGACGCGCCGCACACCTACACGATCGTCTTCGAAGGGCACGGCGGCGTGGCCGGCTTCGGCAAGGGCACGACACACGTCACGCTCGAACCTGACGGCGAGGACGCGACGAAGCTGTCGTACACCGCGACGGCTCAGGTGGGTGGCAAGCTCGCGCAGATCGGCTCGCGCCTCGTCGATGGTGCGGCCCGCAAGCTCGCCGGAGAGTTTTTCAAACGCTTCACCGCGCAGGTAACGGGCGAAGGTGCCGCGGACAGCACCACCGCCGATACCCCTACCGCAGTTGCGGCCACAGCGGAACCGCTAGAATCGTCGGTTGCGCCGGATACTGCATCCGGTGAAGATCAGACGAAAAGGAAGAAATCATGGACAGCGTGGATCTCGAAGTCCTGA
- a CDS encoding VWA domain-containing protein gives MPRRAGMTMMSRKPEPGMPTAAAPRDLAAAVAAIATPDAAPASPADRPTLARNVVHFVRVLRGAGLPMSPAQAVDALAALRWIDLGRRDDVRAALAALLVCAPDERELFDAAFDLFWRDPDWEGKLRALLLPKVLNGMPPPRRNNRLADALAVRSPASKQGHKNQETEQQELHAHVTFSAEERLRHRDFDTLTADEWRTLRHVIRGQRLPLATEPTRRLKASSRGTHADLRASARHAVRAGGDWTVWKYRKAVERKPPLVLLLDISGSMSSYSRAVLYFCHALLQSRERLQVFLFGTRLTNVTRTLRERDPDVAIAAIAGQVVDWSGGTRIGAALAEFNRRWARRVLTGRATALLVTDGLDHEAIDVLDTEMARLHRFAHRVVWLNPLLRYSGFTPKARGVQAMLPHVDAHLPVHNLESLAAFGRDLALLTSAPRATRMATIQGEGCRWN, from the coding sequence ATGCCTCGCCGTGCCGGAATGACGATGATGTCCCGCAAGCCAGAACCTGGCATGCCCACGGCAGCCGCCCCGCGCGATCTGGCTGCCGCGGTGGCCGCGATTGCCACACCCGACGCCGCGCCCGCCTCGCCCGCCGATAGGCCGACGCTCGCACGCAACGTGGTGCACTTCGTACGCGTACTGCGTGGCGCCGGTTTGCCGATGTCCCCCGCCCAGGCGGTGGACGCGCTCGCGGCGCTGCGCTGGATCGACCTCGGCCGCCGCGACGATGTGCGCGCCGCGCTCGCCGCGCTGCTCGTCTGTGCGCCGGACGAGCGCGAACTGTTCGACGCCGCGTTCGACCTCTTCTGGCGCGACCCAGACTGGGAAGGCAAGCTGCGCGCATTGCTGCTGCCGAAGGTACTCAACGGCATGCCGCCTCCGCGCCGCAACAACCGGCTCGCCGACGCACTCGCCGTACGTTCGCCGGCGTCGAAGCAAGGCCACAAGAACCAGGAGACCGAACAGCAGGAACTGCACGCGCACGTTACCTTCAGCGCGGAAGAGCGTCTGCGCCATCGCGACTTCGACACGCTCACCGCCGACGAATGGCGCACCCTTCGCCATGTGATCCGCGGCCAGCGCCTGCCGCTCGCGACCGAGCCGACGCGTCGCCTGAAGGCGTCGTCACGCGGCACTCACGCGGACCTGCGCGCAAGCGCGCGCCACGCCGTGAGGGCTGGCGGCGACTGGACCGTCTGGAAATACCGCAAAGCTGTCGAGCGCAAACCGCCGCTCGTGTTGCTGCTCGATATCTCCGGCTCGATGAGCAGCTACTCGCGCGCCGTGCTGTATTTCTGCCACGCGTTGCTGCAGTCACGCGAACGTCTGCAGGTGTTTCTGTTTGGCACACGTCTTACCAACGTGACCCGCACGCTGCGCGAACGCGATCCCGACGTCGCGATTGCGGCAATTGCCGGGCAGGTTGTCGACTGGTCTGGCGGCACGCGCATCGGCGCGGCGCTTGCCGAATTCAACCGGCGCTGGGCACGGCGTGTGCTGACCGGCAGGGCAACCGCCTTGCTCGTGACCGACGGCCTCGATCACGAAGCCATCGATGTGCTCGACACCGAAATGGCCCGGTTGCATCGCTTTGCACACCGCGTGGTCTGGCTCAATCCGCTCCTGCGCTACAGCGGTTTCACGCCGAAGGCGCGTGGCGTACAGGCGATGCTGCCGCATGTCGACGCGCATCTCCCGGTCCATAATCTGGAAAGCCTCGCCGCATTCGGCCGCGATCTCGCGCTGCTGACGAGCGCACCCCGCGCCACCAGAATGGCCACAATACAAGGAGAAGGCTGCCGATGGAACTGA
- a CDS encoding MoxR family ATPase produces MQPDSIDATLHQLTAQGYFASRELATALYLALRMERPLFVEGEPGVGKTELAKAAAGMLGTTMLRLQCYEGLDTASALYEWDYPRQIMALRLAEAAGQRPDNDTLYRGEFLLKRPLLQALMPDEHNPGARRVLLIDEIDRADEPFEAFLLELLSDFQVSIPEYGTVRAERPPLVVMTSNRTREVHDALKRRCLYQWIGYPDRDRELAIVAARAPETSADLQRRAVDFVHRLRGMDLFKAPGIAETIDWCRALAALSVTELDPQSVQNTLGVLLKYQDDLARIDAEQIAQCLAVPE; encoded by the coding sequence ATGCAGCCTGATTCAATTGACGCCACCCTCCACCAGCTCACCGCACAGGGCTACTTTGCGAGCCGGGAACTCGCGACCGCGCTCTATCTCGCGTTGCGCATGGAGCGGCCGCTCTTCGTCGAAGGCGAACCGGGCGTCGGCAAGACCGAACTCGCGAAGGCCGCAGCCGGCATGCTCGGCACGACGATGCTTCGGCTGCAATGCTATGAAGGGCTCGATACCGCAAGCGCGCTGTATGAATGGGACTATCCGCGCCAGATCATGGCGCTGCGCCTCGCCGAAGCCGCCGGCCAGCGCCCCGATAATGACACGCTCTACCGCGGTGAATTCCTCCTGAAGCGGCCGCTATTGCAGGCGCTAATGCCCGACGAGCACAACCCCGGTGCGCGCCGCGTGCTGCTGATCGACGAGATCGACCGCGCCGACGAGCCCTTCGAAGCGTTCCTGCTCGAACTGCTATCGGATTTTCAGGTGTCGATTCCAGAGTACGGCACGGTGCGCGCGGAACGGCCGCCGCTTGTCGTGATGACGTCGAACCGCACGCGCGAAGTCCACGACGCGCTAAAACGCCGCTGCCTGTATCAGTGGATCGGCTATCCGGACCGTGACCGCGAACTGGCGATCGTCGCGGCGCGCGCCCCGGAAACATCCGCCGACCTGCAGCGGCGCGCGGTCGACTTCGTGCATCGTCTGCGCGGCATGGACCTGTTCAAGGCGCCGGGAATCGCTGAAACGATCGACTGGTGTCGCGCGCTCGCGGCGTTGTCGGTCACCGAGCTTGATCCGCAATCGGTGCAGAATACGCTCGGCGTGCTGCTCAAGTACCAGGACGACCTGGCGCGCATCGACGCTGAGCAGATCGCGCAATGCCTCGCCGTGCCGGAATGA
- a CDS encoding xanthine dehydrogenase family protein subunit M, with translation MYAFDYQRAADAKAAVAARNADSEARYLAGGQSLLPTMRLRLAQPSQLIDVTRIAALKEIKVDAKTVTVGAAVCHADVGSHADIRSVLPGLADLAGGIGDRQVRALGTIGGSLANNDPAACYPAAALGLGATIVTDRRRITADDFFVGMYETALEPDELITAVEFPIPERSAYEKFNNPASHFALVGVFVAKSADGVRVAVTGAAASVFRATELEAALAANFAPAAARAVSVSADDLNTDMHASAEYRAHLIPVLAARAVAKANGA, from the coding sequence ATGTATGCATTCGACTATCAACGCGCGGCCGATGCGAAGGCCGCCGTCGCGGCACGGAACGCGGACAGCGAGGCGAGGTACCTCGCGGGCGGCCAGAGCCTGCTGCCCACCATGCGCCTGCGTCTCGCCCAGCCCTCGCAACTGATCGACGTCACGCGGATCGCCGCGCTGAAAGAGATCAAGGTGGACGCGAAGACGGTGACCGTGGGTGCAGCTGTTTGCCATGCCGATGTCGGGAGCCATGCCGACATCCGGAGCGTGCTACCGGGGCTCGCGGACCTTGCCGGAGGTATCGGCGACCGGCAGGTGCGCGCGCTCGGCACGATCGGCGGATCGCTCGCGAACAACGATCCGGCGGCATGCTATCCCGCGGCCGCGCTCGGACTCGGCGCAACGATCGTGACCGACCGGCGACGCATCACCGCCGACGATTTCTTCGTCGGCATGTACGAGACGGCGCTGGAGCCTGACGAACTGATCACCGCCGTCGAGTTTCCGATACCCGAGCGTAGCGCGTACGAGAAATTCAACAATCCAGCGTCGCACTTCGCACTGGTCGGTGTTTTCGTCGCTAAAAGCGCGGACGGCGTGCGGGTGGCGGTGACGGGCGCGGCGGCGTCGGTGTTCCGCGCGACGGAGCTGGAGGCGGCGCTCGCCGCGAACTTCGCGCCGGCGGCAGCGCGCGCCGTAAGCGTTTCCGCCGATGACCTCAACACCGACATGCACGCGAGCGCCGAATATCGCGCGCATCTGATTCCGGTGCTTGCGGCGCGTGCCGTAGCGAAGGCGAACGGCGCCTGA